The stretch of DNA ACGGTAAGCTTGCCATTAAATACCACGCTGATAACCGGTAGCCAGGCCTTATTCGGTATAAAAACCAAGCTTAAATTTGGCAAACTGGATATCACCAGTATATTATCGCAACAGCGTTCGCAATCAAAAAGTATTACCATTACCAATGGGTCGCAGCAAGGTAACATAGCCCTTACCCCGGCTGATTATGAGGCGAACAAGCACTATTTCCTGTCGCAGTATTTCAGAAATAATTACAATAAGGCGCTGGCAAATATCCCTATCATCAGCTCTAACATCAACATCACCAAAATAGAGGTTTGGACAACTAACCGTACTAACGTTACTACCGATTCGCGCGATATATTGGCCTTTATAGATCTGGGCGAAAACAGGCCGTATAATACGGCATTGGTACGCCCCGGCACCAGCGGTTTGCCGGCGGGTTTCAGCGGCCCCGGTTTTCCGCAGCAATCAAATAGTTTATTAAGCGGCTTGCCTGTAAATGCCCGTATTACCAATTCTAATGATGTGGCCAACTATTTTAGGTCGACAGGCGCTACCGACAACTATGCCAAGCTTACCTATGCCCGCAAGCTAACAGATAAAGAGTTTACCTTAAACCCAAGGTTGGGTTATATATCGCTTAATTACCCCTTAAATAATGATGAAGTGCTGGCCGTTGCTTACCAATACTCGTACAATGGTGTCCAGTACCAGGTGGGTGAGTTTTCCAGCGATGTGGCGGTTGATCCTAACACACCGAAGGTATTGTTCACCAAGTTGCTGAAGAATGAGTTACTGAAAACCAACCTTCCAACGTGGGACCTGATGATGAAGAATATTTATTCGTTAGGTGCGTTCCAGATAAGCCCCAACAGTTTTAAGCTTAACATTGCCCGTTTGGATGATAAATCCGGAATAGAAAAAACCATAATGGATGAAGGGCAAAACACAAAGAGTAAGCGCTGGCTGCAAATTACCGGGGTTGATAACCTTGACCAGCAAAACGCCAAGCAGCCCGATGGTTATTTCGACTTTTTAGAAGGCATCACTATCGATTCGCAAAACGGGCGCATCATGTTCCCTGTGTTGGAACCCTTTGGATCCGACCTGGCTAAACAGTTTACCGCCGGCGAGGCCGACCTGGTGAACAGGTATGTTTACCAACCATTGTACGACTCGACAAAGACCATTGCCCAGCAATTCTTCCCCAAGCTTAACCGCTACACTATTAAGGGTACCTATACCTCTACCGGGGGCAGCGAGTACCAGTTGAATGCTGTAAACATTCCGCAGGGGTCAGTTGTGGTTACCGCCGGTACAGTAAAACTAAATGAAGGGACAGATTATACCATTGATTACAGCGCGGGCCGTATCAGGGTGTTAAACCAGGCATTGTTATCATCGGGGCAACCTATAAATGTAAAATTAGAGAATAACGAACTGTTTGGGGTGCAGCAAAAATCGCTATACGGGTCCAGGTTTGATTACCATGTAAGCGATAAGTTTTTGTTAGGGGGTACTATTATGCACCTTACCGAGCAGCCCATCACCCAAAACGAAATTGTTGGCGAGGAATCGATATCTAACACTATTTGGGGTTTTGATGCCAACTATAGCACACAATCGCGCTTTTTAACTCGTTTGGTTGATAAGATACCTTTTATACAAACCAAGGCACCATCTACCATTAACTTTAGCGGCGAATTTGCCAAACTAATGCCGGGGGCACCGGGGGCGTTAAACTTTGCAGGCTCAAAAAACGGCACCTCGTACCTGGATGATTTTGAGAATAGCCGTTCGGTTATCGATATCAAAAGTTCTATAGCCTGGCAAATATCGGGTACGCCGCAAATGTTCCCTGAGGCGCAATTATTTAACGATCTTAGCTACGGCTACAACAGGGCAAGGCTGGCGTTTTATAATATCGACCCTATATTTTATACCAACTCGGGCAATATACCTATATCCCGTACCGAGCTGTCTAACCACTATGTAAGGCAGGTTATTGAGCAGGAGGTGTTCCCGTTCAAGCAATCAACTACCGGGCAGCCACTAAGTCTTTCTACGCTTAATATGGCGTTTTACCCAACCGTGCGCGGGCCGTATAACTATACCACTACAGGTATTAACGCCGATGGTACCTTACAAAACCCTAAAAACAGGTGGGGCGGTATGTTCCGTAAGCTGGAAACTAACGACTTCGAATCGTTAAACGTAGGTTACATTGAATTTTGGATGCTCGATCCGTTTATTTACAAGCCAGCGTCGCAAGGTGGCGACCTGTATTTTAATTTAGGCAGCGTATCTGAAGATATTTTAAAAGACGGTCGGAAAAGCTTAGAGAACGGCCTGCCTATTGATGCCGCCACTGCCAACAATGTTGATGAAACCGTGTGGGGTAGGGTATCAAAACTACAGCCGGTTATCAATGCCTTTGATAATAACCCGGCTTCGCGTAAGTTACAGGATATTGGTTTGGACGGTATAAGCGATGCCGACGAGCAAACCAAATTTGCCCCCGTTGTGCAACAGGTTAAAGCCAAATTAAACCCGCAGGCTGCTACCGCTTTTGCCAATGACCCATCATCAGATGATTACCAGTACTACCAGGGCCCTACGCTTGACCAGGCACGTGCCGGTATATTAGACCGTTACAGCAAGTATAACGGTACAGAGGGTAACTCCAAAACTGCCGAGCAATCGCAGGCGGAACTGGGGCTGCAAACATCAGCTGCAACATCATTGCCGGATGGCGAGGATATTAACCGCGATAATAACATGAGCCAAACCGATGAGTACTTTCAATATAGAGTATCCATCCGCCCGCAGGATATGCTGGTTGGCCAAAACTTTATCAGTGATAAGGTAACCTCGAACGTGAAGCTGCCCGACGGCACCACACAGGCGGTAACCTGGTACCAGTTTAGGATACCTATTAACGAGTACCAGTCTAAAACAGGCAACATCCAGGATTTTAAGGCTATCAGGTTCATGCGGATGTTTATGACCAATTTTGCCGATACATCTATCCTGCGTTTTGCTACCCTGCAATTGGTACGCGGCGAGTGGAGGACCTTTAACGCCGAAAATAATCCAGTTAACATTATTGCCGACCCTGCCATTGCCAACCCTGTAATTGATAATTCATCCTTAGATGTGCAAGCTGTGAATATTGAAGAGAATGGTAACCGCACGCCTATACCTTATGTAGTGCCGCCGGGTATTAACCGCCAGCGTAATTACAACAACCTGCAAACCGATACCAAGCTGAACGAGCAATCGCTATCGTTAAACGTAACCAGCCTGCGCGATGGTTACTCAAGGGCGGCATTCCGCACCTTCTTTAACGATCTGCGGTCGTATAAGCGCATACAGATGTTTATACACGCCGAGGGTACCCAGCTAAAAGATAACGACCTGCATGCCTTTGTACGCTTAGGGGTAGATTACCAGGATAACTACTACGAATACGAAGTGCCCCTGGCAGTAACACAAGCCGGTACCCGCGACCCCGGCGCCATTTGGCCTGCCAGCAACGAACTTAACCTGCAGCTGGATATATTGACCAGCGCCAAGCTGGCCCGTAACAATGCCAAGCTAAATGGCTTGCCATGGCCATTTACCGTACCCTTTACCTATACCGATGGTGCCAATAAAGTAACCATAAAGGGCCAGCCCGACCTGAGCAGATTACGCACAATAATGCTGGGTGTGCGCAACCCTTACAAGCCAACCGGATTAAACGACGACGGCCTTGATAAAACAGGGACAGTTTGGTTTGATGAACTGCGCCTTACTGATTTTGACCAGCGCGGCGGCTGGGCTGCTACAGCAAGGGTTGATGCTACATTGGCCGATTTTGCTAACATCACGGTATCGGGTAGTAAAAGTACCGTGGGCTTTGGTACGCTTGACTCGAGGGTGAGCGACCGTAACCGCAGCGACGATCAGATATATGATGTATCGGGTAGTTTGGAGTTAGGTAAGTTTTTCCCGGCAAAAAGCGGGATACGCATACCTGCGTATCTTAACGTTTCGTCGCAGGTAAGCACCCCGCAGTACGACCCTGCATCGCCGGATGTGGAGCTTAAAAAAACGCTGGCTGCCGCGCCAACCAACAAAGCGCGCGACTCCATTAAAAATGTATCGGTAGATTATACGGTGCGCAAAAGCATCAACTTTACTAATGTGCATAAAGAGCGTACCAACACATCGGCACCGGTGCATGTATGGGATATAGAGAACTTTAACGCTACCTATGCCTACACCGAGTACACCCACCACGATTTTATTGTTGAGAACGATTTTGCCAAAACTTACCGCGTAGCGCTGGCCTATAACTATACTAACCAGCCTAAATACTACTCGCCGCTTGAAAAAGTGATCAAAAGCAATATGCTGGCACTTGCACGCGATTTCAACTTTAGCATACTGCCATCAAGGTTAGGCTTTAGCATCAGTTTTGACAGGTATTATTCAGAAAATACCTTACGTAACAACGACCCTAACAACTTTATACCTATACCAACCAGCTTTAACAAAAACTTTAATATTACCCGCGTATACGGCATAGGCTGGAACCTATCAAAATCGTTAACTATGGATATTGATGCTACCAACCTGTCGGTAGTGGATGAGCCGGCGGGCCGCATAAATGGTTTAAAGCGCGATACCTTGTGGGAGAATTTAAAAAAGCTGGGCCGTACTACTAACTATAACCACACCATCAATTTTAATTATACTACGCCTATTAACAAGATACCAGGGCTTGACTGGACCAGCATGACGGCGCGTTACAGCACCAACTTTAACTGGCAAACCCAACCCGAATTTGCCATTAATGACCCGACTTATGATGTAGGTAACAGCATACAAAACTCGCGCAGCATACAGCTTAACCCTACGCTGAATTTTATAAGCCTGTACAACAAATTTGCCGGCCTGCGCAAAAGCGGCGCTGATGATACAAAAAATGGGGCCGGTAAATTTTTGATGGGTATACTAACCGGTATTAAAAGCATAACCGGTACTTACACCCGCACCGAAGGAACGTTTTTACCGGGCTATTTGCCGCAGTCAAACTTCCTGGGGCAGGATCTGACCTATAACGCGCCGGGCATTGGTTTCTTGCTGGGCAGCCAGGCCGATTTGCGGAGCCGGGCAGTAGCCAATGGCTGGATATCTAAAGATACCCTGCAAAACCAGTTGTATGTAAAATCGTTTAATGAGGATATTAACCTGCGCAGTATCATTGAGCCGGTATCTGACCTAAGGATAGAGCTGATAGCCTTTAGAACGCAGGACCGTAACTATCAAACCAACTTTAAATACCTGGCATCAACCAATAGTATAGAAAATTTAAGCCCGGTAACATCGGGTACTTACAGTGTGTCGTTCCTGTCGCTTGCTACGGCGTTCTCAAAAACAGGGGGCATCAACAATACATCGGCTGTGTTCCAAAAGTTTTTAGATAACCGCGCCATTATATCGCAAAAACTGGGGCAAGCCAATCCAAATTCAGGGGGTGCAGGCACTACCCAAGGTTACGCCGATGGTTATGGCCCTAACTCGCAAAACGTTTTGGTGCCGGCATTTTTGGCGGCATATTCGGGCAAAAGCGCCGGCTCGGCAAGTCTTAACCAGTTTCCTAAAACACCAATACCCAACTGGCAAATAAGTTATGGCGGTTTAAGCAAGCTGCCGTTTTTTAACGAGATGTTTCAATCGCTTGATATTAAGCACGGCTATCGGTCGTCGTACAATATAAACAGCTATACCACGCTGCTGCAATACCAGGAAGCTAACGGCCAGGTAGTGACCCGCGACGCGAATAACGACTTTTTGCCTTTTTACCAGTTTTCGCAAATAACCATATTTGAGCAGTTTGTACCTCTGTTTGGTGCCGACGTACGTTTTAAAAATGATATGACCGCCAATTTTGAATACCGCAGAACACGGTCGTTAAGTTTAAGCCTGCTGAACAGCCAGTTGGCACAGCAAAACGAAAACATTTTGGTATTTGGCTTTGGCTACCGGCCTAAAAACTTCAGGATGCCATTTGGCCTGTTTGGGCGCGGCAACCGTACCGATAACGATGTGAACTTTAAACTTGATGTGGCCTTACGCGATAACAAAACCCTTATATACCGCGCCGATGTGGAAGCGGCCGAAATATCATCGGGCGCGCAAAACATCACGCTAAGGCCATCTATTGATTATGTTATCAACCAGCGGTTCAACTTAAGCCTGTTTTACGATTCGAACATTACGCGCCCTTATACTTCGCAAACCTTTAATACTGCCTTTACCAATTTTGGTATCAACTTAAAGCTGTTGTTGCAGTAGGCTAATTTTTAGTCTGTAATTTCTTGCGTTCCTTAGCGGCTTTTTCCTGTTGTTTCTTTAAGTCTTTGGCGGCTTTCTCCTGTTGCTTTTTTAGCTCTTTAGCAGCTTCCTCTTTTCGTTCCTGGTCCTTTTTCTTCTGTTTCTCCAGGTTCTTTTTATCCTTTTCCAGTACCTCTTTAACAGGAGGCTGCTTACCATCGCCAACGCCCGCGCACTTTTTTATACCGCCAAGTAAGGTAAGCCAGGCCGTTTTAAAAAACGGGTAGTTATAAGGGCGTGTATATATCACATTGGCAACGCGTGCGGGCTTGCCGCCATCGTCGGGGTTATCGTGTTTAATAATAAAGGTGTTAGCTAATGCCGATATCAGGCCACGTTTTTTATATTGTTCGCCAATATCAGTTTTAAGTACCTCTATATTCAAATCGTTATACAACAGGTTAACTGTACCGGTGGCTACTTTTTTGTTGGCGTGTATATCAAAATCGAGGCTTTTTACGTTGCCCGATTTAAGCCGCACCGACGACATGCCCATAGTAGCCTTGTTTAGTGCCGCAAAGTCCATCGGGCCTAAATGGCCTTTATAGCTGTAATGATAGTC from Inquilinus sp. KBS0705 encodes:
- the sprA gene encoding cell surface protein SprA; amino-acid sequence: MGQQQPNQQQGQQQTTARDTTPPFKPGPVDLKQATGIKLREGIFLPDPPNLVRTIEYDAETNRYILYERVGNLLYRAPRYLTFAEYLQLQQRGVRREYFKQLADNYAYESQQPGFIPQIKVRSKTFEQIFGSSNINIRPQGSAEVILAGQVNKNQNPLFNTRQRNQFNFNFDQRIQLNVTGEIGDKLKISTNYNTEAQFQFENQIKLDYTGHPDEIIQKIEAGTVSLPLNTTLITGSQALFGIKTKLKFGKLDITSILSQQRSQSKSITITNGSQQGNIALTPADYEANKHYFLSQYFRNNYNKALANIPIISSNINITKIEVWTTNRTNVTTDSRDILAFIDLGENRPYNTALVRPGTSGLPAGFSGPGFPQQSNSLLSGLPVNARITNSNDVANYFRSTGATDNYAKLTYARKLTDKEFTLNPRLGYISLNYPLNNDEVLAVAYQYSYNGVQYQVGEFSSDVAVDPNTPKVLFTKLLKNELLKTNLPTWDLMMKNIYSLGAFQISPNSFKLNIARLDDKSGIEKTIMDEGQNTKSKRWLQITGVDNLDQQNAKQPDGYFDFLEGITIDSQNGRIMFPVLEPFGSDLAKQFTAGEADLVNRYVYQPLYDSTKTIAQQFFPKLNRYTIKGTYTSTGGSEYQLNAVNIPQGSVVVTAGTVKLNEGTDYTIDYSAGRIRVLNQALLSSGQPINVKLENNELFGVQQKSLYGSRFDYHVSDKFLLGGTIMHLTEQPITQNEIVGEESISNTIWGFDANYSTQSRFLTRLVDKIPFIQTKAPSTINFSGEFAKLMPGAPGALNFAGSKNGTSYLDDFENSRSVIDIKSSIAWQISGTPQMFPEAQLFNDLSYGYNRARLAFYNIDPIFYTNSGNIPISRTELSNHYVRQVIEQEVFPFKQSTTGQPLSLSTLNMAFYPTVRGPYNYTTTGINADGTLQNPKNRWGGMFRKLETNDFESLNVGYIEFWMLDPFIYKPASQGGDLYFNLGSVSEDILKDGRKSLENGLPIDAATANNVDETVWGRVSKLQPVINAFDNNPASRKLQDIGLDGISDADEQTKFAPVVQQVKAKLNPQAATAFANDPSSDDYQYYQGPTLDQARAGILDRYSKYNGTEGNSKTAEQSQAELGLQTSAATSLPDGEDINRDNNMSQTDEYFQYRVSIRPQDMLVGQNFISDKVTSNVKLPDGTTQAVTWYQFRIPINEYQSKTGNIQDFKAIRFMRMFMTNFADTSILRFATLQLVRGEWRTFNAENNPVNIIADPAIANPVIDNSSLDVQAVNIEENGNRTPIPYVVPPGINRQRNYNNLQTDTKLNEQSLSLNVTSLRDGYSRAAFRTFFNDLRSYKRIQMFIHAEGTQLKDNDLHAFVRLGVDYQDNYYEYEVPLAVTQAGTRDPGAIWPASNELNLQLDILTSAKLARNNAKLNGLPWPFTVPFTYTDGANKVTIKGQPDLSRLRTIMLGVRNPYKPTGLNDDGLDKTGTVWFDELRLTDFDQRGGWAATARVDATLADFANITVSGSKSTVGFGTLDSRVSDRNRSDDQIYDVSGSLELGKFFPAKSGIRIPAYLNVSSQVSTPQYDPASPDVELKKTLAAAPTNKARDSIKNVSVDYTVRKSINFTNVHKERTNTSAPVHVWDIENFNATYAYTEYTHHDFIVENDFAKTYRVALAYNYTNQPKYYSPLEKVIKSNMLALARDFNFSILPSRLGFSISFDRYYSENTLRNNDPNNFIPIPTSFNKNFNITRVYGIGWNLSKSLTMDIDATNLSVVDEPAGRINGLKRDTLWENLKKLGRTTNYNHTINFNYTTPINKIPGLDWTSMTARYSTNFNWQTQPEFAINDPTYDVGNSIQNSRSIQLNPTLNFISLYNKFAGLRKSGADDTKNGAGKFLMGILTGIKSITGTYTRTEGTFLPGYLPQSNFLGQDLTYNAPGIGFLLGSQADLRSRAVANGWISKDTLQNQLYVKSFNEDINLRSIIEPVSDLRIELIAFRTQDRNYQTNFKYLASTNSIENLSPVTSGTYSVSFLSLATAFSKTGGINNTSAVFQKFLDNRAIISQKLGQANPNSGGAGTTQGYADGYGPNSQNVLVPAFLAAYSGKSAGSASLNQFPKTPIPNWQISYGGLSKLPFFNEMFQSLDIKHGYRSSYNINSYTTLLQYQEANGQVVTRDANNDFLPFYQFSQITIFEQFVPLFGADVRFKNDMTANFEYRRTRSLSLSLLNSQLAQQNENILVFGFGYRPKNFRMPFGLFGRGNRTDNDVNFKLDVALRDNKTLIYRADVEAAEISSGAQNITLRPSIDYVINQRFNLSLFYDSNITRPYTSQTFNTAFTNFGINLKLLLQ